A DNA window from Vigna angularis cultivar LongXiaoDou No.4 chromosome 1, ASM1680809v1, whole genome shotgun sequence contains the following coding sequences:
- the LOC128197880 gene encoding probable serine/threonine-protein kinase CST, with amino-acid sequence MGLSFSCAPSLRQSSLHRHHFSGNLSNFPFIIHRSNVEFSETTTATTIRRSQFSVRESIGSNCSPRPLPFPARQVLKWPELKVFSFKELKSVTRNFSSDRLLGEGGFGRVYKGWLDKNTLTPAKPGSGVVVAIKKLNPESLQGFREWQMKVIANMLCMSAIGYKLFFTMLVKVNELVLFQRT; translated from the exons ATGGGTCTCTCCTTCTCCTGTGCTCCGTCACTTCGTCAATCTTCGCTCCACCGCCACCACTTTTCAGGCAATTTATCAAATTTTCC GTTCATCATTCACCGCAGCAACGTGGAGTTCTCCGAAACCACCACAGCCACCACGATCAGAAGGAGTCAGTTTTCCGTGAGAGAAAGCATCGGCAGCAACTGCTCTCCTCGTCCTCTTCCTTTTCCCGCTCGCCAAGTTCTGAAATGGCCTGAGTTGAAAGTGTTCAGTTTTAAGGAGCTGAAATCTGTCACAAGGAATTTCAGCTCCGACAGATTGCTCGGTGAAGGTGGATTTGGCAGAGTTTACAAGGGATGGTTGGATAAGAACACCCTCACTCCCGCCAAACCAGGCTCTGGAGTGGTAGTTGCCATAAAAAAGTTAAACCCGGAGAGTTTACAAGGGTTTCGAGAGTGGCAG ATGAAAGTAATTGCTAACATGTTATGCATGTCAGCAATTGGATACAAACTTTTCTTTACAATGCTGGTAAAGGTAAATGAACTTGTGCTGTTCCAGAGGACCTGA
- the LOC108338169 gene encoding probable serine/threonine-protein kinase PIX13: MGLCFSSSSSPSPNPPNYSGSTSNVGFSATTSSFGKSQFSEIASGSIDSEGSLPFCSPDGQILERPNLKEFSFGDLKSAAKSFKGDTLLGEGGFGRVYKGWLDEKNLTPAKPGSGMVVAIKKLNPESTQGFQEWKSEVNFLGRLSHPNLVKLLGYCWDEDELLLVYEFMPKGSLENHLFRRNPNIEPLSWNTRLKIAIGAARGLAFLHTSEKVIYRDFKASNILLDGSYNAKISDFGLAKLGPSGGQSHVTTRVMGTYGYAAPEYIATGHLYVKSDVYGFGVVLLEILTGMRALDTRRPTGQQNLVEWTKPYLSSKKKLKTIMDSKIEGQYSPKAALQAAQLTLKCLEHDPKQRPSMKEVLEGLEAIETIHEKTKESKTRNSHNISHQHSRQRVVRV, translated from the exons ATGGGTCTCTgcttctcctcctcttcctctccTTCGCCCAACCCTCCTAACTACTCAG GTTCAACGAGTAACGTGGGGTTCTCCGCCACCACCAGCAGCTTCGGGAAGAGCCAATTCTCGGAGATTGCGAGTGGGAGCATCGACAGCGAAGGGTCTCTTCCGTTTTGTTCCCCTGACGGCCAGATTCTGGAACGGCCCAACTTGAAGGAGTTCAGTTTCGGGGACCTGAAATCCGCGGCCAAGAGTTTCAAGGGCGACACATTGCTGGGTGAAGGTGGGTTTGGCAGAGTCTACAAGGGCTGGTTGGATGAGAAGAACCTTACCCCTGCCAAACCAGGCTCTGGCATGGTCGTCGCCATCAAAAAATTGAACCCCGAAAGCACCCAAGGCTTTCAAGAATGGAAG TCAGAAGTGAACTTTTTGGGAAGGCTTTCCCACCCCAACCTCGTCAAGTTATTGGGCTACTGTTGGGACGAGGATGAACTTCTTCTTGTGTACGAGTTCATGCCCAAGGGAAGCTTGGAGAATCATCTCTTTCGAA GAAATCCTAACATAGAACCACTTTCTTGGAACACCCGGCTTAAAATAGCTATTGGTGCTGCTCGTGGACTTGCATTCTTGCACACATCGgaaaaagttatatatagaGATTTCAAGGCCTCAAATATACTCCTTGATGGC AGTTACAATGCAAAAATATCAGATTTTGGCTTGGCTAAATTGGGACCATCTGGGGGACAGTCACATGTAACTACAAGAGTCATGGGCACCTATGGTTATGCTGCACCAGAATATATCGCAACAG GGCACTTGTATGTGAAGAGTGATGTGTATGGATTTGGTGTAGTGCTTCTTGAAATACTGACAGGCATGAGGGCACTTGACACAAGAAGGCCAACAGGGCAGCAGAACCTGGTTGAATGGACCAAGCCCTATCTCTCTTccaaaaaaaagttgaaaacaaTTATGGATTCTAAGATAGAGGGTCAATATTCACCCAAAGCTGCATTACAAGCAGCACAACTTACTCTAAAATGCCTAGAGCATGACCCTAAACAACGTCCTTCAATGAAAGAAGTTCTTGAGGGATTGGAAGCCATTGAAACCATCCATGAAAAAACCAAGGAATCCAAAACCCGCAATTCTCATAACATTTCTCATCAGCATTCTCGGCAGAGAGTTGTGAGggtataa